In Hoplias malabaricus isolate fHopMal1 chromosome 6, fHopMal1.hap1, whole genome shotgun sequence, a single window of DNA contains:
- the p3h4 gene encoding endoplasmic reticulum protein SC65, whose protein sequence is MLVKFFHSSSSSSSWWSSLRAPSHEAQSGGVEIHKVQVIMSGSASHSGAPGSWSCVPAVLLLLLAGAGAQFEGYSLSGFPGADLMPLDSAYGEALDQFGAARWSESVRLLELSLRLHRLLRDSQTLCARNCSRESRGEAVEPGLRLMEHFLRRAACLKRCKAELPVFSNTYPKQNTLEAFLRREPYKYLQYAYYQMNNLEKAVSAAHTYLQRNPGDSQLSKNLNYYKSLFDIEEFLIDQEEKPHQALFVKAVKLYNSGDFSRSVLEMERVCEEYMRAYEECVQVCEGSYELQEFKDFYPTLAGFYVDVLKCKVDCEENLMPNVGGFFVEKFVATMYHYMQFAYYKLNDVRNSAPCALSYMLFDPSDPVMKQNVEYYQFYREQWGLSEEHFMPRPEALQYYNQTTKQKQMLEFAQNYLQTDDEDVVSPEDLTGSPASPPDEEFEGLGDYEESFLAEWWQEPKTKGDTGEAE, encoded by the exons ATGTTAGTGAAGTTTttccactcctcctcctcctcctcctcctggtgGTCTTCTCTACGTGCGCCGAGTCATGAAGCTCAGTCTGGAGGTGTAGAGATCCATAAGGTCCAGGTGATCATGTCTGGTTCTGCTTCTCATTCCGGAGCTCCCGGTTCCTGGAGCTGCGTCCCCGCGGTTCTCCTGCTGCTCCTAGCCGGAGCCGGAGCTCAGTTCGAGGGCTACAGCCTGAGCGGCTTCCCGGGGGCGGACCTGATGCCGCTGGACTCGGCGTACGGCGAGGCGCTGGACCAGTTCGGCGCGGCGCGGTGGAGCGAGAGTGTCCGGCTCCTGGAGCTCAGCCTCCGGCTCCACCGCCTGCTGCGGGACTCGCAGACGCTCTGCGCTCGCAACTGCAGCCGGGAGTCCCGCGGAGAAGCTGTGGAGCCCGGGCTGAGGCTGATGGAGCACTTCCTCCGCAGAGCCGCCTGTCTGAAGCGCTGCAAAGCCGAGCTCCCGGTGTTCTCCAACACCTACCCGAAACAGAACACACTGGAGGCGTTCCTGAGGAGAGAACCCTACAAGTACTTACAGTACGCGTACTACCAG atgaatAATCTGGAGAAAGCCGTATCAGCAGCACACACGTATCTCCAGCGGAACCCGGGGGACTCACAGCTCTCGAAGAACCTCAACTACTACAAGAGTCTGTTTGACATCGAGGAGTTCCTCATCGACCAGGAGGAGAAACCCcaccag GCTCTGTTTGTTAAGGCGGTAAAGCTGTATAACTCAGGGGACTTCAGCCGCTCTGTGTTGGAGATGgagcgagtgtgtgaggagtATATGCGAGCGTATGAAGagtgtgtgcaggtgtgtgaggGGTCATATGAGCTGCAGGAGTTCAAAGACTTCTACCCTACACTTGCag GGTTCTATGTGGATGTTCTGAAATGTAAAGTGGACTGTGAGGAGAACCTGATGCCAAATGTCGGAGGATTTTTTGTGGAAAAGTTTGTTGCCACCATGTATCACTACATGCAGTTCGCATACTATAAAT TGAATGATGTGCGTAACTCCGCCCCCTGTGCTCTGAGCTACATGCTGTTCGACCCGTCCGACCCAGTGATGAAACAGAATGTGGAATATTACCAGTTCTACAGAGAACAGTGGGGACTTAGCGAGGAGCACTTTATGCCACGACca gagGCTCTGCAATATTATAATcagacaacaaaacaaaaacaaatgttggagTTTGCTCAGAATTACCTTCAAACAGATGATGAA gatgtTGTCAGTCCAGAAGACTTGACAGGATCTCCCGCGTCTCCGCCTGATGAAGAGTTTGAAGGTCTGGGAGATTATGAAGAGTCCTTCCTCGCTGAGTGGTGGCAGGAACCCAAAACTAAAGGAGATACTGGAGAAgcagaataa
- the fkbp10a gene encoding peptidyl-prolyl cis-trans isomerase FKBP10, whose protein sequence is MCVWRVCVCWCVYVCVAVWAGPVEDVVIDRYLMPTLCSREVQQGDYVRYHYTGTFTNGTKFDSSVDKGTPFMGQVGTESKVIPGLDRGVLGMCVNEKRRITIPPHLAYGVMGAGSVIPPDTTLVFDVVLLDVWNKADKAQTRTLFRPQSCRRSVERSDYVRYHYNGSLLNGTVFDSSHWRHVTYDTYVGEGYLIKGMDEGLLGMCIGERRSIIIPPFLGYGEQGYGSKVPPYATVIFDVLLVDLFNVKDDVQVEVRYVPEPCRRKAKAGDFIRYHYNGTFQDGTAFDSSYVRNSTYNTYLGMGRVIVGMEKALLGVCFGEKRRVIIPPHLAYGENGTGSLIPGSAVLVFDLHIIDFHNPSDPVEIRVLHRPAECSTTSGANDHISYRYNCSLMDGTVLYTSDDSSQPPEVTLGQGKVIEGLEKGLQGMCVGERREVIIPPHFAHGQNGGSGVPGSAVLLFELELLQLQEGVPEGYLFLWLEDTPEPLFPAMDLNNDQEVPLEEFTEFIKLQVSEGKGRLRPGVDSDAIIRDMFNNQDQNSDGKITPNEVRVQTDTGEVPDHEEL, encoded by the exons atgtgtgtgtggagagtgtgtgtgtgttggtgtgtgtatgtgtgtgtggcggTGTGGGCGGGGCCTGTGGAGGATGTAGTGATTGACAGGTATTTGATGCCAACGCTGTGCTCCAGAGAAGTCCAGCAGGGCGACTATGTCCGGTACCACTACACCGGAACCTTCACCAACGGAACCAAGTTCGACTCCAG tgttGATAAAGGAACTCCGTTCATGGGTCAGGTTGGTACAGAGAGTAAAGTGATACCGGGTTTGGATCGAGGAGTTTTGGGGATGTGTGTGAACGAGAAACGCAGGATCACCATCCCCCCGCACCTGGCGTACGGAGTCATGGGAGCAG ggTCAGTAATTCCTCCCGACACCACACTGGTGTTTGACGTTGTGTTGTTGGACGTTTGGAATAAAGCTGATAAAGCACAGACTCGGACACTGTTCCGACCTCAGAGCTGCAGACGCTCGGTCGAGCGCAGCGACTATGTCCGGTACCACTACAACGGCTCGCTCCTCAACGGAACAGTGTTCGACTCCAG TCACTGGAGGCATGTTACCTATGACACCTACGTGGGTGAGGGATACCTGATTAAAGGAATGGACGAGGGGCTGCTGGGAATGTGCATCGGAGAGAGACGCTCCATCATCATCCCACCGTTCCTGGGCTACGGAGAGCAGGGATACG GTTCAAAGGTCCCGCCGTACGCCACGGTGATATTCGACGTGCTGCTGGTGGACCTGTTTAATGTGAAGGACGATGTGCAGGTCGAGGTGCGGTACGTTCCAGAGCCCTGCAGGAGAAAAGCCAAGGCCGGAGACTTCATACGATACCACTACAACGGGACCTTCCAGGATGGAACAGCCTTCGACTCCAG TTACGTGAGGAACAGCACATATAACACCTACCTGGGTATGGGTCGTGTGATCGTGGGGATGGAGAAGGCACTGCTAGGAGTTTGTTTTGGAGAAAAGAGACGAGTCATTATCCCACCTCACCTGGCGTACGGAGAAAATgggacag GTTCTCTAATCCCTGGCTCAGCCGTTCTGGTCTTTGACCTCCACATCATTGACTTCCATAACCCGTCGGACCCTGTGGAGATACGAGTTCTTCACCGTCCGGCGGAGTGCAGCACCACCTCTGGCGCTAATGACCACATTTCCTACCGCTACAACTGCTCCCTGATGGACGGAACAGTCCTCTACACATC GGACGACTCCTCCCAGCCTCCTGAGGTCACTCTGGGTCAGGGGAAGGTGATCGAGGGTCTGGAGAAGGGTCTGCAGGGGATGTGTGTTGGAGAACGTAGAGAAGTTATCATCCCTCCACACTTCGCACACGGACAAAATGGGG GCTCAGGAGTTCCTGGCAGTGCCGTGCTGCTGTTTGAGTTGGAGCTGCTGCAGCTGCAGGAAGGTGTTCCTGAGGGTTATCTGTTCTTGTGGCTGGAGGACACTCCAGAACCTCTGTTCCCCGCCATGGACCTCAACAATGACCAAGAGGTTCCCTTAGAAGAG ttTACAGAGTTTATAAAACTCCAGGTGTCAGAGGGCAAAGGTCGTCTGAGGCCTGGAGTGGACAGTGACGCCATCATCAGAGACATGTTCAACAATCAGGACCAGAACTCTGACGGCAAAATCACTCCCAACGAGGTCCGGGTTCAGACGGACACCGGAGAGGTTCCCGATCACGAGGAACTGTAA